The DNA window CATGTGGGAACGCGTCTCCGACCTGTCGGACCTGGGCGACTGGCTGATCATGCACGAGGGATGGCGCAGCGACCTGCCCGACGAGATCGCCGAGGGCACCCAGGTCATCGGCGTGGCGCGGGCCAAGGGCTTCCGCAACCGGGTGACGTGGACGGTGACCACGTGGGACCCGCCGCACGAGGTGGCGATGTCGGGCTCCGGCAAGGGCGGGGCCAAATACGCCGTCACGCTCACCGTGCGGGCCACCGA is part of the Mycobacterium mantenii genome and encodes:
- a CDS encoding type II toxin-antitoxin system Rv0910 family toxin codes for the protein MAAVDLTADVPMTPQDMWERVSDLSDLGDWLIMHEGWRSDLPDEIAEGTQVIGVARAKGFRNRVTWTVTTWDPPHEVAMSGSGKGGAKYAVTLTVRATDNGSTLGLRLELGGRALFGPVGSAAARAVKGDVQKSLENFVELYG